The Streptomyces sp. HSG2 genome has a segment encoding these proteins:
- the galE gene encoding UDP-glucose 4-epimerase GalE, with protein sequence MWMITGGAGFIGAHVVRAMTEGGRRVVVYDDLSTGDRDRLPENVPLVVGSVLDRGRLDQAFREHGVTGVVHVAGKKRVAESVERPLHYYRENVTGMATLLEAMADHGVDRMVFSSSAAVYGMPDVDLVTEDTPCRPMSPYGETKLVGEWMVGAAARAHGLRGACLRYFNVAGAASPRLSDSGVFNLIPMIFERLDAGEAPRVFGDDYATPDGTCVRDYIHVRDIASAHLAAAVRLEDASAGTALTLNIGRGQGVSVREMVDRVLRVTGHEDVRPVVRDRRAGDPARVVASADRIRRELDWTARHDLDEMIESAWRGWRHRHP encoded by the coding sequence ATGTGGATGATTACGGGCGGCGCCGGTTTCATCGGGGCCCATGTCGTGCGGGCCATGACGGAGGGCGGACGGCGGGTCGTCGTCTACGACGACCTTTCCACGGGTGACCGTGATCGACTCCCTGAGAACGTTCCCCTGGTGGTCGGGAGCGTGCTCGACCGGGGGCGCCTCGACCAGGCGTTCCGCGAGCACGGTGTGACGGGCGTGGTGCACGTCGCGGGAAAGAAGCGGGTGGCCGAGTCGGTCGAACGCCCGCTCCACTACTACCGTGAGAACGTCACCGGCATGGCCACGCTGCTGGAGGCCATGGCCGACCACGGCGTGGACCGGATGGTGTTCTCCTCCTCGGCGGCGGTGTACGGCATGCCGGACGTCGACCTGGTCACCGAGGACACCCCCTGCCGGCCGATGAGTCCCTACGGGGAGACCAAGCTCGTCGGGGAGTGGATGGTCGGGGCCGCCGCCCGAGCCCACGGGTTGCGCGGTGCCTGCCTGCGCTACTTCAACGTCGCCGGAGCCGCGTCCCCGCGACTGTCCGACTCGGGCGTGTTCAACCTCATCCCGATGATCTTCGAGCGGTTGGACGCCGGCGAGGCGCCACGCGTCTTCGGGGACGACTACGCCACCCCCGACGGCACCTGCGTCCGGGACTACATCCACGTGCGTGACATCGCCTCCGCCCACCTCGCGGCGGCCGTGCGGTTGGAGGACGCCTCCGCCGGGACCGCACTGACGCTCAACATCGGCCGCGGACAAGGCGTCTCGGTGCGCGAGATGGTCGACCGCGTCCTGCGCGTGACCGGCCACGAGGACGTGCGGCCCGTGGTCCGCGACCGCCGGGCGGGAGACCCGGCGCGAGTGGTGGCCTCCGCCGACCGTATCCGGCGGGAACTCGACTGGACCGCCCGGCACGACCTCGACGAGATGATCGAGTCCGCTTGGCGCGGCTGGCGACACCGCCACCCCTGA
- a CDS encoding TIGR03936 family radical SAM-associated protein, which produces MGKRQPEGPPPVPAAQRIRLRYTKRGRLRFTSHRDFQRAFERALRRAEVPMAYSAGFTPHPKVSYANAAPTGTGSEAEYLEIALTEARDPERVRALLDASLPDGVDIVDAVEVRTTGLADRLTGSVWEMRLTGVERADAEAAVAAFTAADSVEVRRRTKSGVRAFDARAAVRDLRVVGTDGARADGTTGRPCAILRLVVRHVTPAVRPDDVLSGLRAVADLAPPVAAEVTRLAQGLLDEETGAVTDPLAPDREAAVTGPHPATATAAATAPA; this is translated from the coding sequence CTGGGCAAGCGACAGCCGGAAGGCCCGCCGCCGGTACCCGCGGCGCAGCGCATTCGCCTGCGGTACACCAAGCGCGGACGTCTTCGGTTCACCAGCCACCGTGACTTCCAACGCGCCTTCGAGCGCGCGTTGCGCCGCGCCGAGGTGCCGATGGCGTACTCGGCGGGGTTCACCCCGCACCCGAAGGTCTCCTACGCCAATGCCGCACCCACCGGCACGGGCAGTGAGGCGGAGTACCTGGAGATCGCGCTCACCGAGGCCCGTGACCCCGAGAGGGTCAGGGCGCTCCTGGACGCCTCGTTGCCGGACGGCGTCGACATCGTCGACGCGGTCGAGGTTCGGACCACCGGGCTCGCCGACCGACTGACCGGCTCCGTGTGGGAGATGCGGTTGACGGGGGTGGAGCGGGCCGACGCCGAGGCGGCGGTGGCGGCGTTCACGGCGGCGGACTCCGTCGAGGTGCGCCGCAGGACCAAGAGCGGGGTGCGTGCCTTCGACGCCCGCGCCGCGGTCCGGGACCTCCGGGTGGTCGGGACGGACGGCGCGCGGGCCGATGGGACGACCGGTCGGCCCTGTGCGATACTGCGGCTGGTGGTTCGGCACGTGACGCCTGCCGTACGACCCGACGACGTCCTGTCCGGCCTCCGAGCCGTGGCCGACCTGGCGCCGCCGGTCGCCGCAGAGGTGACCAGGCTGGCGCAGGGGCTGCTCGATGAAGAGACCGGTGCGGTGACCGACCCGCTCGCGCCCGACCGCGAGGCGGCAGTGACCGGGCCCCACCCGGCCACGGCGACCGCCGCCGCGACGGCGCCCGCGTAG
- a CDS encoding Rne/Rng family ribonuclease, giving the protein MLEPTEATESTEGSAANTPSDTLPPRRRRRAASRPAGPPAAVSEAPGETRGAVSAAAEADTEEPAEAAATSEIDPPDVPTPAAEETGPAASGGRPRRRAVRRASAPEGAPSAAESAETVLPAGAAQSPATERAEDPASAAEAPPRRGRRRATRSASAPAETAAVPAETAAVPAEADAPPAEEPAAAVAPAEGEPAPRRTRRRATRRVAAPGTAGAGSEEAAAGGSAPEVASASPEEPSTSAEPVVTRADVAEPSSSPSALGEAAEEPAPRRARRRAVRKAAAGFAAPAETRAQEAENATETEGKARAKGGRRPSRPAVAVFQPPVFTEPQFQTPERAAAEAAAEASGATGAVESARVEEPSEEQTGPGRRRRRRRGASPADEVEPTTREATARAGDSERSTVPEASTEEPTGDDETEEPGGEDADAGEDGGARRRRRRGGRRRRRGESVDGDGTDSVDGEPDEDSEDRAAEQETAEDDEDADGTRGEERGAGSSSSRRRRRRRRRAGDSSADTETSADDPERTVVKVREPRKVAEPSDEVQSIKGSTRLEAKKQRRREGREQGRRRVPIITEAEFLARREAVDRVMVVRQHGDRTQIGVLEDGVLVEHYVNKEQATSYVGNVYLGKVQNVLPSMEAAFIDIGKGRNAVLYAGEVNFAALGMGNGPRRIETALKSGQSVLVQVTKDPIGHKGARLTSQVSLPGRYLVYVPEGSMTGISRKLPDTERSRLKSILKKVVPDDAGVIVRTAAEGASEDELRRDVERLQAQWEEIKKKAKSGNAPTLLYGEPDMTVRVVRDIFNEDFSKVVVSGADAWETVHGYVSHVAPDLVGRLQKWTSEVDVFATYRIDEQLAKALDRKVWLPSGGSLVIDRTEAMVVVDVNTGKFTGQGGNLEETVTRNNLEAAEEIVRQLRLRDLGGIIVIDFIDMVLESNRDLVLRRLLECLGRDRTKHQVAEVTSLGLVQMTRKRVGQGLLESFSETCVHCNGRGVLVHLDQPTAVSGGGGGGGKRRKRARAGASELPQDAAVDAVTAEQEAETESEETVEVAEPVALPSPDFAPDEELFNSVAEAEAAAGRGRSRRRSGRRASAPAGGPREVEPPVRQEPTAASATVEEEVARPVRPDSAAEALTEPVAVEDAVVPAPATEDTGQGRPRRRATRRASAPAGSPVASEASAVTVVEPAGERRSAAEEPAAEPTREAESPVAPARPRRRAVRSAAAATASEDAAVVVVPSATEQAAPTGPVEPEASTTSPAEGEEPTKKTAARKTAAKKAPAKKAAAKKTAAKKATAKKATATKTAAKKATATKAESPEAVDSGAEGAERDPEPAATTRKAAVRKTTAKKTAAKKTAAKKAPAKKAAAKKTAAKKATAKKATATKTADASTGASPQE; this is encoded by the coding sequence ATGCTCGAACCGACCGAAGCCACCGAGTCCACCGAGGGCTCCGCGGCGAACACCCCCAGCGACACACTGCCGCCGCGCCGCCGCCGGCGAGCCGCTTCCCGGCCCGCCGGGCCGCCGGCAGCCGTCTCCGAGGCTCCCGGGGAGACCCGCGGCGCCGTTTCGGCCGCCGCGGAGGCGGACACCGAGGAACCGGCGGAGGCCGCCGCGACCTCCGAGATCGACCCACCGGACGTCCCCACACCCGCCGCGGAGGAGACCGGGCCGGCCGCGTCCGGCGGTCGGCCGCGGCGCCGCGCCGTACGCCGGGCCTCCGCTCCCGAGGGAGCCCCGTCCGCCGCGGAGAGCGCCGAGACCGTCCTTCCGGCGGGAGCGGCCCAGAGTCCGGCGACGGAGCGTGCCGAGGACCCCGCCTCGGCGGCGGAGGCCCCGCCGAGGCGCGGACGCCGCAGGGCGACGCGGAGCGCGTCCGCGCCCGCCGAGACCGCCGCTGTGCCCGCCGAGACCGCCGCTGTGCCCGCCGAGGCCGACGCGCCGCCCGCCGAGGAGCCGGCCGCCGCGGTGGCGCCGGCCGAGGGGGAGCCCGCGCCCCGTCGCACCCGACGTAGGGCCACGCGCCGCGTCGCCGCCCCCGGCACCGCCGGGGCGGGGTCGGAGGAGGCCGCTGCCGGCGGGTCCGCCCCGGAGGTCGCCTCCGCCTCTCCCGAGGAGCCGTCCACCTCGGCGGAACCCGTGGTGACGCGGGCCGACGTCGCCGAGCCCTCGTCGTCCCCGTCCGCCCTCGGGGAGGCGGCCGAGGAGCCCGCGCCGCGCCGTGCCCGCCGACGCGCGGTCCGCAAGGCCGCCGCCGGGTTCGCGGCTCCGGCCGAGACGCGGGCCCAGGAGGCCGAGAACGCGACGGAGACGGAGGGGAAGGCCCGCGCGAAGGGCGGTCGGCGTCCGTCGCGACCCGCCGTCGCGGTCTTCCAGCCGCCGGTCTTCACCGAGCCCCAGTTCCAGACCCCCGAGCGCGCCGCCGCGGAGGCGGCGGCGGAGGCGTCCGGCGCCACCGGGGCCGTCGAATCCGCTCGGGTCGAGGAGCCTTCGGAGGAGCAGACGGGGCCCGGCCGCCGTCGCCGGCGCCGCCGAGGCGCCTCGCCCGCCGACGAGGTCGAGCCGACCACGCGGGAGGCGACGGCGCGGGCCGGGGACTCCGAGCGGTCGACGGTCCCGGAGGCGAGCACCGAGGAGCCGACGGGCGACGACGAGACCGAGGAGCCCGGCGGCGAGGACGCCGACGCCGGCGAGGACGGCGGCGCCCGACGGCGCCGGCGTCGCGGCGGCCGTCGTCGTAGGCGCGGCGAGTCCGTCGACGGCGACGGGACCGACTCCGTCGACGGCGAGCCCGACGAGGACTCCGAGGACCGCGCCGCCGAGCAGGAGACGGCGGAGGACGACGAGGACGCGGACGGCACGCGGGGCGAGGAACGCGGGGCCGGCTCCAGCAGCAGCCGTCGCCGTCGTCGTCGCCGCCGCCGGGCCGGCGACTCGTCCGCGGACACCGAGACCTCCGCCGACGACCCCGAGCGGACCGTGGTCAAGGTCCGGGAACCCCGCAAGGTCGCCGAGCCGTCCGACGAGGTCCAGTCCATCAAGGGTTCGACCCGTCTGGAGGCCAAGAAGCAGCGGCGCCGGGAGGGGCGCGAGCAGGGGCGTCGGCGTGTTCCGATCATCACCGAGGCCGAGTTCCTGGCCCGTCGGGAGGCCGTCGACCGGGTGATGGTGGTCCGCCAGCACGGCGACCGCACCCAGATCGGCGTCCTGGAGGACGGCGTGCTCGTGGAGCACTACGTCAACAAGGAGCAGGCGACCTCGTACGTCGGCAACGTCTACCTCGGCAAGGTGCAGAACGTCCTGCCCTCGATGGAGGCCGCCTTCATCGACATCGGCAAGGGGCGCAACGCCGTCCTCTACGCCGGTGAGGTCAACTTCGCGGCCCTCGGCATGGGCAACGGACCGCGGCGGATCGAGACGGCGCTCAAGTCCGGCCAGTCGGTGCTGGTGCAGGTGACGAAGGACCCGATCGGGCACAAGGGCGCCCGTCTGACCAGCCAGGTGTCGCTGCCGGGCCGGTACCTCGTGTACGTGCCCGAGGGTTCGATGACGGGGATCAGCCGCAAGCTGCCCGACACCGAGCGTTCGCGGTTGAAGAGCATCCTGAAGAAGGTCGTTCCCGACGACGCGGGCGTCATCGTGCGCACAGCCGCCGAAGGGGCGAGCGAGGACGAACTGCGCCGCGACGTCGAACGGCTGCAGGCGCAGTGGGAGGAGATCAAGAAGAAGGCCAAGAGCGGCAACGCCCCCACCCTCCTCTACGGCGAGCCGGACATGACCGTCCGGGTGGTGCGGGACATCTTCAACGAGGACTTCTCCAAGGTCGTCGTCAGCGGCGCCGACGCCTGGGAGACGGTGCACGGCTACGTCTCGCACGTCGCCCCGGACCTCGTCGGCCGGTTGCAGAAGTGGACCAGCGAGGTCGACGTCTTCGCCACCTATCGGATCGACGAGCAACTCGCCAAGGCGCTGGACCGGAAGGTCTGGCTGCCCAGCGGCGGATCGCTGGTCATCGACCGGACCGAGGCGATGGTGGTCGTCGACGTCAACACCGGGAAGTTCACGGGTCAGGGCGGCAACCTGGAGGAGACGGTCACCAGGAACAACCTGGAGGCGGCCGAGGAGATCGTGCGCCAGCTCCGGTTGCGCGACCTCGGCGGCATCATCGTCATCGACTTCATCGACATGGTCCTGGAATCCAACCGGGACCTGGTGCTGCGCCGGCTGCTGGAGTGCCTGGGCCGGGACCGCACCAAGCACCAGGTGGCCGAGGTGACGTCGCTGGGCCTGGTGCAGATGACCCGGAAGCGGGTCGGCCAGGGACTGCTGGAGTCCTTCTCCGAGACCTGTGTCCACTGCAACGGGCGGGGCGTCCTCGTCCACCTCGACCAGCCCACGGCCGTCTCCGGCGGTGGCGGTGGCGGTGGCAAGCGGCGCAAGCGCGCTCGGGCCGGGGCGTCCGAGCTGCCGCAGGACGCGGCCGTCGACGCCGTGACCGCCGAGCAGGAAGCGGAGACCGAGTCGGAGGAGACCGTCGAGGTCGCCGAGCCGGTCGCGCTGCCCTCTCCCGATTTCGCCCCGGACGAGGAACTCTTCAACAGCGTCGCCGAGGCGGAGGCCGCGGCCGGTCGTGGCCGGTCCCGACGCAGGTCCGGGCGGCGCGCCTCGGCCCCGGCGGGTGGCCCGCGAGAGGTCGAGCCCCCGGTGCGCCAGGAGCCGACGGCGGCATCCGCCACCGTGGAGGAGGAGGTGGCGCGTCCGGTGCGGCCGGATTCCGCCGCCGAGGCGTTGACGGAGCCGGTGGCCGTCGAGGACGCGGTCGTACCCGCCCCGGCGACGGAGGACACCGGGCAGGGTCGCCCGAGGCGTCGCGCGACGCGGAGGGCATCCGCCCCCGCCGGGTCCCCGGTGGCCTCCGAGGCGAGCGCCGTCACCGTGGTGGAGCCCGCGGGCGAGCGGCGTTCGGCCGCGGAGGAGCCGGCCGCCGAACCGACGCGGGAGGCCGAGTCGCCCGTCGCGCCCGCCCGCCCTCGACGGCGTGCCGTACGCTCGGCCGCCGCCGCCACGGCGTCGGAGGACGCGGCCGTCGTGGTCGTGCCGTCGGCGACGGAGCAGGCGGCGCCGACGGGGCCGGTCGAGCCGGAGGCCTCGACGACCTCGCCCGCCGAAGGCGAGGAGCCGACGAAGAAGACGGCGGCGCGGAAGACCGCGGCGAAGAAGGCGCCCGCGAAGAAGGCCGCGGCCAAGAAGACGGCGGCCAAGAAGGCCACCGCCAAGAAGGCGACGGCGACGAAGACCGCGGCCAAGAAGGCGACGGCGACGAAGGCGGAGAGCCCGGAGGCCGTCGATTCGGGGGCGGAGGGCGCGGAGCGGGATCCCGAGCCGGCCGCCACGACGCGCAAGGCCGCGGTGAGGAAGACGACCGCCAAGAAGACCGCGGCCAAGAAGACCGCGGCGAAGAAGGCGCCCGCGAAGAAGGCCGCGGCCAAGAAGACGGCGGCCAAGAAGGCCACCGCCAAGAAGGCGACGGCGACGAAGACCGCCGACGCCTCGACAGGGGCGTCGCCCCAGGAGTGA
- the rpmA gene encoding 50S ribosomal protein L27, giving the protein MAHKKGASSTRNGRDSNAQRLGVKRFGGQVVNAGEILVRQRGTHFHPGSGVGRGGDDTLFALQAGSVQFGTSRGRKVVNIVPVA; this is encoded by the coding sequence ATGGCACACAAGAAGGGCGCATCGTCCACCCGGAACGGTCGCGACTCGAATGCCCAGCGGCTCGGCGTGAAGCGCTTCGGCGGTCAGGTCGTCAACGCCGGTGAGATCCTGGTCCGTCAGCGTGGCACCCACTTCCACCCGGGCTCCGGCGTCGGGCGTGGCGGCGACGACACGCTGTTCGCGCTGCAGGCCGGTTCGGTGCAGTTCGGCACCAGCCGCGGCCGCAAGGTCGTGAACATCGTCCCGGTCGCCTGA
- the rplU gene encoding 50S ribosomal protein L21 has product MYAIVRSGGRQHKVAVGDIVEVDKISTAGVGDTVELSTLLVVDGDAVTSDPWVLAGIKVQAEVVDHHKGQKIDILRYKNKTGYRRRQGHRQQYTALKVTAIPAAAK; this is encoded by the coding sequence GTGTACGCGATCGTGCGCAGCGGTGGTCGTCAGCACAAGGTTGCTGTCGGCGACATCGTCGAGGTTGACAAGATTTCCACCGCCGGGGTCGGCGACACGGTCGAGCTCTCGACCCTGCTCGTCGTCGACGGCGACGCTGTGACCAGCGACCCGTGGGTACTGGCCGGGATCAAGGTCCAGGCCGAGGTCGTGGACCACCACAAGGGCCAGAAGATCGACATTCTGCGCTACAAGAACAAGACCGGCTACCGCCGTCGTCAGGGCCACCGCCAGCAGTACACGGCGCTCAAGGTCACGGCGATCCCCGCGGCTGCGAAGTAA
- a CDS encoding bifunctional glycosyltransferase/CDP-glycerol:glycerophosphate glycerophosphotransferase: MPRLTVVVPVYQVRAYLSECLDSVFAQEGADFEVVAVDDCSPDGSGAILDAYAERDSRLRVIHLGENVGLGRARNRGLAAAHGDYVLFLDSDDTLAEGALKAISERLAHTGDPDVLVFDYARSHWDGRIRRNLRADLLRSEGPATFSLADRPELLDLLQVAWNKAYRRDFVTGVGLVFPPGYYEDAPWTYRCLTTARRIALLDRVCLYYRQRREGSNILRTVSRGHFDVFDQYRRVFEHLDAHEELARWRDPLFRKMVDHYLTVLRRRDRLPPGTRAEFFHRASADYRARVPSGFVRPPGNQGRKYALLERDAYAAMAVATRAVRTRHKVVRRARAMARTGKRLATRLFYRAQLRRPLDENLALFSAYWHRGVACNPAAIDAELGRLAPGVRRVWAVRPEAADRVPAGVEYVRVGSRAYWSTLARAAYLVNNVNFGDSTVKRPGQVHVQTHHGTPLKTMGLDQRRYPASTDMDFAALLRRCDRWDYSITSNRHSTVAWERAYPCSYTTLETGYPRNDVLASAGAAEVRKAREDLGLSEGRRVFLYLPTHREYQPGFVPPLDPARFARRLGPDVTLLVRGHYFYGNAPHVEDVLGGARVVDVTAHPRVEELYLAADALITDYSSAMFDYAVLDRPIVVHAPDWEVYSAVRGTYFDLLREPPGAVATDEEGLIRLIESGEYAGEEAARLRDAFRRRFCALDDGRAAERVVRRVFLGQRDVPPVVPFDRRPRVPTPAEAFGTADAEGSALA, from the coding sequence ATGCCCAGACTGACCGTCGTCGTGCCCGTGTACCAGGTACGGGCCTACCTGTCGGAGTGCCTCGACTCCGTCTTCGCCCAGGAGGGCGCGGACTTCGAGGTCGTGGCGGTCGACGACTGCTCGCCGGACGGCTCGGGCGCGATCCTCGACGCGTACGCGGAGCGTGACTCCCGCCTCCGCGTGATCCACCTCGGCGAGAACGTGGGCCTGGGGCGGGCGCGAAACCGCGGACTGGCCGCCGCGCACGGCGACTACGTGCTCTTCCTGGACAGCGACGACACCCTCGCCGAGGGCGCGCTGAAGGCGATATCCGAACGCCTCGCGCACACCGGCGACCCCGACGTCCTCGTCTTCGACTACGCCCGCTCCCACTGGGACGGCAGGATCCGCCGCAACCTGCGCGCGGACCTGCTGCGGTCCGAGGGACCGGCGACGTTCTCCCTCGCCGACCGGCCGGAACTGCTCGATCTCCTGCAGGTCGCCTGGAACAAGGCCTACCGTCGCGACTTCGTCACCGGTGTGGGGCTGGTCTTCCCTCCCGGATACTACGAGGACGCCCCCTGGACGTACCGTTGCCTGACGACGGCACGCCGGATCGCGCTGTTGGACCGCGTCTGCCTGTACTACCGGCAGCGCCGTGAGGGCAGCAACATCCTCCGGACCGTCAGCCGCGGGCACTTCGACGTCTTCGACCAGTACCGGCGCGTCTTCGAACATCTCGACGCCCACGAGGAACTGGCCCGTTGGCGCGATCCGCTGTTCCGCAAGATGGTGGATCACTACCTGACCGTGCTGCGGCGTCGGGACCGGCTGCCGCCCGGCACGCGGGCGGAGTTCTTCCACCGCGCCTCCGCCGACTACCGGGCTCGCGTCCCCTCGGGGTTCGTGCGGCCCCCCGGCAACCAGGGTCGCAAGTACGCGCTGTTGGAGCGGGACGCCTACGCGGCGATGGCCGTCGCGACGCGGGCGGTGCGCACACGGCACAAGGTCGTGCGGCGCGCCAGGGCGATGGCGAGGACCGGCAAGCGCCTCGCGACGCGGCTCTTCTACCGCGCCCAGCTGCGCAGACCGCTGGACGAGAACCTGGCGCTGTTCTCCGCGTACTGGCACCGGGGGGTGGCCTGCAACCCGGCGGCGATCGACGCCGAACTGGGGCGTCTGGCACCCGGGGTCCGACGTGTCTGGGCCGTGCGGCCGGAGGCCGCCGATCGGGTGCCGGCGGGCGTGGAGTACGTCCGGGTGGGCTCCCGCGCCTACTGGTCGACGTTGGCGCGCGCGGCGTACCTGGTGAACAACGTCAACTTCGGCGACTCGACGGTGAAACGGCCCGGACAGGTCCACGTGCAGACGCACCACGGCACGCCGTTGAAGACGATGGGGCTGGACCAACGTCGGTATCCGGCCTCCACCGACATGGACTTCGCCGCGCTGCTGAGGCGCTGCGACCGCTGGGACTACAGCATCACGTCCAACCGGCACTCGACGGTGGCGTGGGAGCGGGCGTATCCCTGCTCCTACACGACGCTGGAGACCGGCTACCCGCGGAACGACGTCCTCGCCTCCGCGGGCGCCGCCGAGGTCCGCAAGGCACGCGAGGACCTCGGGCTGAGCGAGGGCCGAAGGGTGTTCCTCTACCTGCCCACACACCGGGAGTACCAGCCGGGGTTCGTGCCGCCGTTGGACCCGGCCCGATTCGCGCGACGGCTGGGGCCGGACGTGACCCTGCTGGTGCGCGGCCACTACTTCTACGGGAACGCGCCGCACGTCGAGGACGTCCTCGGCGGAGCCCGGGTCGTCGACGTGACGGCGCACCCACGCGTGGAGGAGCTGTACCTCGCCGCGGACGCCCTGATCACGGACTACTCCTCGGCGATGTTCGACTACGCCGTCCTGGACCGTCCGATCGTCGTCCACGCCCCGGACTGGGAGGTGTACTCCGCGGTCCGCGGGACCTACTTCGACCTGCTCCGGGAGCCACCGGGGGCGGTGGCGACCGACGAGGAGGGGCTGATTCGGCTGATCGAGTCCGGAGAGTACGCCGGCGAGGAGGCGGCGCGGCTCCGTGACGCCTTCCGCCGGCGCTTCTGCGCCCTCGACGACGGGCGGGCGGCCGAGCGCGTGGTGCGTCGGGTCTTCCTCGGACAGCGGGACGTGCCACCGGTGGTGCCGTTCGACCGCCGGCCGCGAGTGCCGACGCCGGCGGAGGCGTTCGGGACGGCGGACGCGGAGGGGTCGGCCCTGGCCTGA
- the obgE gene encoding GTPase ObgE encodes MTTFVDRVELHVAAGSGGHGCASVHREKFKPLGGPDGGNGGRGGDVILTVDQSVTTLLDYHHSPHRRATNGRPGEGGNRSGKDGQDLVLPVPDGTVVLDRSGNVLADLVGHGTSFVAAQGGRGGLGNAALASARRKAPGFALLGEPGDARDVLLELKTVADVALVGYPSAGKSSLISVLSAAKPKIADYPFTTLVPNLGVVTAGSTVYTVADVPGLIPGASRGKGLGLEFLRHVERCSVLVHVLDTATLESDRDPLSDLDVIEEELRAYGGLGDRPRLVVLNKIDVPDGQDLADLVRPDLEERGYRVFEVSAVAHRGLRELSFALADLVAEARTARPKEEATRIVIRPRAVDDTGFTVTREEIGGEPLFRVRGEKPERWVRQTDFANDEAVGYLADRLDRLGVEEELTKAGARAGDGVAIGPEENAVVFDWEPTTVAGAEMLGRRGEDHRFDAPRPATQRRRDRQAERDDAEREFDGFEPF; translated from the coding sequence ATGACCACCTTCGTGGACCGCGTCGAGCTGCACGTCGCCGCGGGTAGCGGAGGCCACGGCTGCGCCTCCGTGCACAGGGAGAAGTTCAAGCCGCTGGGCGGCCCGGACGGCGGCAACGGAGGTCGGGGCGGGGACGTGATCCTCACCGTCGACCAGTCGGTGACCACCCTGCTCGACTACCACCACTCGCCGCACCGCAGGGCCACCAACGGCAGGCCGGGCGAGGGCGGCAACCGATCCGGCAAGGACGGGCAGGATCTCGTCCTGCCCGTGCCCGACGGTACCGTGGTGCTCGACCGATCCGGCAACGTGCTCGCGGATCTCGTGGGTCACGGCACGTCCTTCGTGGCCGCTCAGGGGGGCCGGGGCGGGCTGGGCAACGCCGCGCTCGCGTCGGCGCGCCGCAAGGCCCCCGGCTTCGCCCTGCTCGGCGAGCCCGGGGACGCGCGAGACGTCCTCCTGGAACTGAAGACCGTCGCCGACGTGGCGCTGGTCGGCTATCCGAGCGCCGGGAAGTCGTCGCTGATCTCGGTGCTCAGCGCGGCCAAGCCGAAGATCGCCGACTATCCCTTCACCACCCTCGTGCCCAACCTGGGCGTGGTCACGGCCGGTTCGACGGTCTACACCGTCGCCGACGTGCCCGGCCTCATCCCCGGCGCCAGCCGAGGCAAGGGCCTCGGGCTGGAGTTCCTCCGGCACGTGGAGCGGTGCAGCGTGCTCGTGCACGTCCTGGACACGGCGACCCTGGAGTCCGACCGCGACCCGCTCTCCGACCTCGACGTCATCGAGGAGGAGCTGCGCGCCTACGGGGGTCTCGGCGACCGCCCCCGTCTCGTCGTGCTGAACAAGATCGACGTCCCGGACGGTCAGGACCTCGCAGATCTGGTCCGCCCGGACCTCGAAGAGCGCGGTTACCGTGTCTTCGAGGTGTCCGCCGTCGCCCACCGGGGGCTGCGGGAGCTGTCGTTCGCCTTGGCCGACCTGGTGGCCGAGGCCCGGACCGCCCGCCCGAAGGAAGAGGCCACCCGGATCGTGATCCGTCCGCGCGCCGTGGACGACACCGGCTTCACGGTCACCCGGGAGGAGATCGGCGGGGAGCCGCTGTTCCGTGTGCGCGGAGAGAAGCCCGAACGCTGGGTGCGGCAGACGGACTTCGCCAACGACGAGGCGGTCGGCTACCTCGCCGACCGGCTCGACCGCCTCGGGGTCGAGGAGGAGTTGACGAAGGCGGGCGCGCGTGCCGGAGACGGTGTCGCCATCGGCCCGGAGGAGAACGCGGTCGTCTTCGACTGGGAGCCGACCACGGTCGCGGGCGCCGAGATGCTTGGCCGTCGAGGCGAGGACCACCGTTTCGACGCGCCTCGGCCCGCCACTCAGCGCCGCCGTGACCGGCAGGCCGAACGGGACGACGCGGAGCGGGAGTTCGACGGTTTCGAGCCGTTCTGA